From a single Pongo pygmaeus isolate AG05252 chromosome 12, NHGRI_mPonPyg2-v2.0_pri, whole genome shotgun sequence genomic region:
- the POU3F3 gene encoding POU domain, class 3, transcription factor 3, with protein sequence MATAASNPYLPGNSLLAAGSIVHSDAAGAGGGGGGGGGGGGGGAGGGGGGMQPGSAAVTSGAYRGDPSSVKMVQSDFMQGAMAASNGGHMLSHAHQWVTALPHAAAAAAAAAAAAVEASSPWSGSAVGMAGSPQQPPQPPPPPPQGPDVKGGAGRDDLHAGTALHHRGPPHLGPPPPPPHQGHPGGWGAAAAAAAAAAAAAAAAHLPSMAGGQQPPPQSLLYSQPGGFTVNGMLSAPPGPGGGGGGAGGGAQSLVHPGLVRGDTPELAEHHHHHHHHAHPHPPHPHHAQGPPHHGGGGGGAGPGLNSHDPHSDEDTPTSDDLEQFAKQFKQRRIKLGFTQADVGLALGTLYGNVFSQTTICRFEALQLSFKNMCKLKPLLNKWLEEADSSTGSPTSIDKIAAQGRKRKKRTSIEVSVKGALESHFLKCPKPSAQEITNLADSLQLEKEVVRVWFCNRRQKEKRMTPPGIQQQTPDDVYSQVGTVSADTPPPHHGLQTSVQ encoded by the coding sequence ATGGCCACGGCGGCTTCTAACCCCTACCTGCCGGGGAACAGCCTGCTCGCGGCCGGCTCCATTGTGCACTCGGACGCGGCAGGGGCCGGCGGCGGCgggggtggcggcggcggcggcggcgggggcggtgcagggggcgggggcggcggcaTGCAGCCGGGCAGCGCCGCCGTGACCTCGGGCGCCTACCGGGGGGACCCGTCCTCTGTCAAGATGGTCCAGAGCGACTTCATGCAGGGGGCCATGGCCGCCAGCAACGGCGGCCATATGCTGAGCCACGCGCACCAGTGGGTCACAGCCCTGCCccacgccgccgccgccgctgccgctgccgccgccgccgccgtggaGGCGAGCTCGCCGTGGTCGGGCAGCGCCGTGGGCATGGCTGGCAGCCCCCAGCAGCCAccgcagccgccgccgccaccgccgcagGGCCCCGACGTGAAGGGCGGCGCCGGGCGCGACGACCTGCACGCGGGCACAGCGCTACACCACCGCGGGCCGCCGCACCTCGGACCCCCGCCGCCGCCCCCACACCAGGGCCACCCTGGGGGCTGGGGGGCGGCCGCCGCTGCCGCAgccgccgccgcagccgccgccgccgccgcgcacCTCCCGTCCATGGCCGGGGGCCAGCAGCCGCCGCCGCAGAGTCTGCTCTACTCGCAGCCCGGAGGCTTCACGGTGAACGGCATGCTGAGCGCGCCCCCGGggcccggcggcggcggcggcggcgctggCGGTGGAGCCCAGAGCTTGGTGCACCCGGGGCTGGTGCGCGGGGACACGCCGGAGCTGGCCgagcaccatcaccaccaccaccaccacgcgCACCCTCACCCACCGCACCCGCACCACGCGCAGGGACCCCCGCAccatggcggcggcggcggcggcgcggggccTGGACTCAACAGCCACGACCCGCACTCGGACGAGGACACGCCGACGTCGGACGACCTGGAGCAGTTTGCCAAGCAGTTCAAGCAGCGGCGCATCAAGCTGGGCTTCACGCAGGCCGACGTGGGGTTGGCGCTGGGCACACTCTACGGCAACGTGTTCTCGCAGACCACCATCTGCCGCTTCGAGGCCCTGCAGCTGAGCTTCAAGAACATGTGCAAGCTCAAGCCGCTGCTGAACAAGTGGCTGGAGGAGGCGGACTCAAGCACCGGCAGCCCCACAAGCATCGACAAGATCGCGGCTCAGGGCCGCAAGCGCAAGAAGCGGACCTCTATCGAGGTGAGCGTCAAGGGCGCGCTGGAGAGCCACTTCCTCAAGTGCCCCAAGCCCTCAGCGCAGGAGATCACCAACCTGGCCGACAGCCTGCAGCTCGAGAAGGAGGTGGTGCGGGTCTGGTTCTGCAATCGGCGCCAAAAGGAGAAGCGCATGACGCCGCCCGGGATCCAACAGCAGACGCCCGACGACGTCTACTCGCAGGTGGGCACCGTGAGCGCCGACACGCCGCCGCCTCACCACGGGCTGCAGACGAGCGTTCAGTGA